One genomic segment of Amycolatopsis sp. WQ 127309 includes these proteins:
- a CDS encoding dihydrofolate reductase family protein, whose protein sequence is MAKLLYGFSMSLDGFLAGPGGDMSWLTPYLRPDPAVDALIPRIGSLLVGRRTFGGDDPHRGDAEREGKAFGGGWAGPQFVLTHRPAAPVPDVTFVGDLHEAVDAAKAAAGDKYVNVLGADVARQCLEAGLLDEILAMPVPVLLGDGVRIFDHPGGTTVPLEVVAPNWYRVLR, encoded by the coding sequence ATGGCGAAACTGCTCTACGGCTTCAGCATGTCGCTCGACGGCTTCCTCGCCGGTCCCGGCGGCGACATGTCCTGGCTGACCCCGTACCTGCGCCCCGATCCGGCGGTCGACGCCCTGATCCCGCGGATCGGCTCACTGCTCGTCGGCCGGCGGACGTTCGGCGGCGACGACCCCCACCGCGGCGACGCGGAGCGCGAGGGCAAGGCCTTCGGCGGCGGCTGGGCGGGCCCGCAGTTCGTGCTCACCCACCGGCCGGCCGCGCCGGTCCCGGACGTCACCTTCGTCGGCGACCTGCACGAGGCCGTCGACGCGGCGAAGGCGGCCGCGGGCGACAAGTACGTCAACGTCCTCGGCGCCGACGTCGCGCGCCAGTGCCTCGAAGCCGGGCTCCTCGACGAGATCCTCGCGATGCCCGTGCCGGTCCTGCTCGGCGACGGCGTCCGGATCTTCGACCACCCCGGCGGCACGACCGTCCCGCTCGAAGTGGTGGCACCGAACTGGTACCGGGTCCTCCGCTAG
- a CDS encoding lectin, whose protein sequence is MVLRSLMRLSAASVLAVAGLIPISASAATLVADPASVVNPFIGTSNAADDFPGADVPFGMVQWSPDTPSRPDGGGYEYKDSSITGFSLTHLSGPGCGADGDVPILPTVGAVNTGATDSFSHANETADAGYYSVGLDNGVKTELTAALRSGFGRFTFPSTSQANLLFKLNGSQNGTSNQTWTVVSPTEVSGSVTSGHFCGAGFTYTLYFDLVFDRPFSASGTAAAPAVTPKASTDKLHGSAKAAAAPAAPAAGPGSAYVRFDTTTNRTVQAKVGVSYVSVANAVANRTGDIPAFDFNATHTAAHNSWNSMLGRIQVAGGTTAQQRVFYTALYHSLLHPNVFSDSNGQYIGFDNQVHTVASGHSAQYANFSGWDIYRTQAQLTALVAPAQTSDIAQSMIADYAQGGGLPKWSQNNGETYVMVGDPGTAILASYYAFGAKNFDTSAALQAMLHEASAANNVRPGLNALNAPGYLPANGTYQCCNFYGPVSTQLEYNTADFALSAFAGALGDTANQAVYAGRAQNWKNTFNPATGFMQPKDAGGGWTAGFNPASGSNFVEGTSWQYTGMVPFNVAGLAAARGGNASLISYLDSVLAGFHGSGGSQADLGNEPSLELPWEYDYVGQPYKTQKVVRQVQDQIWTDAPGGLAGNDDLGAMSAWYVFSALGFYPMTPGTPDLALGSPLFTQSVVSLPSGNTLTINAPAAADNAPYVQSATWNGGAWNNAYAPTSAITSGGTLAFTLGTSANTSWAASNPPPSYSGTLPHIGPVSSGVAGKCLDVATSGTANGTHAQLYTCNSSGAQKWFSGADGSLQAQGGCLDVSNSGTANATKVQLWQCNGSGAQKWQAGTAGALVNPQSGRCLDDPNSTTVDGTQLQIYDCNQSAAQSWTRG, encoded by the coding sequence ATGGTCTTGCGTTCCCTCATGCGGCTATCGGCCGCTTCCGTGCTGGCCGTGGCCGGCCTGATTCCCATTTCCGCTTCCGCGGCGACGCTGGTCGCCGATCCCGCGTCCGTCGTGAACCCCTTCATCGGCACGTCCAACGCCGCCGACGACTTTCCCGGCGCCGACGTGCCGTTCGGCATGGTGCAGTGGAGTCCCGACACGCCCAGCCGCCCGGACGGCGGCGGCTACGAATACAAGGATTCCTCGATCACCGGATTCAGTTTGACGCATTTGTCCGGTCCGGGCTGTGGTGCCGACGGTGACGTCCCCATTCTGCCGACGGTCGGCGCGGTCAACACCGGCGCGACGGACTCCTTTTCCCACGCGAACGAAACCGCCGACGCGGGGTACTACTCCGTGGGTCTCGACAACGGTGTCAAGACCGAGCTGACCGCCGCGCTGCGGTCCGGGTTCGGCCGGTTCACGTTCCCCTCGACGTCGCAGGCGAACCTGCTCTTCAAGCTCAACGGCAGCCAGAACGGGACGTCGAACCAGACGTGGACCGTGGTCAGCCCGACCGAGGTGTCCGGGTCGGTCACGTCCGGTCACTTCTGCGGCGCCGGGTTCACCTACACGCTCTACTTCGACCTGGTCTTCGACCGCCCGTTCAGCGCCAGCGGTACGGCCGCCGCGCCGGCCGTGACGCCCAAGGCGTCGACGGACAAGCTGCACGGCTCCGCGAAGGCCGCCGCGGCTCCGGCGGCCCCGGCCGCGGGCCCGGGCAGCGCGTACGTCCGGTTCGACACGACGACCAACCGGACCGTGCAGGCCAAGGTCGGCGTCTCGTACGTCTCGGTGGCCAACGCCGTCGCGAACCGGACCGGGGACATCCCCGCGTTCGACTTCAACGCGACCCACACGGCCGCGCACAACTCCTGGAACTCGATGCTCGGCCGGATCCAGGTCGCCGGCGGCACCACGGCGCAGCAGCGCGTCTTCTACACCGCGCTGTACCACTCGTTGCTGCACCCCAACGTCTTCTCCGACAGCAACGGCCAGTACATCGGCTTCGACAACCAGGTCCACACCGTCGCGAGTGGACATTCGGCGCAGTACGCGAACTTCTCCGGCTGGGACATCTACCGGACACAGGCGCAGCTGACCGCGTTGGTGGCACCGGCGCAGACGAGTGACATCGCGCAGTCGATGATCGCCGACTACGCGCAAGGCGGCGGGCTGCCCAAGTGGTCGCAGAACAACGGCGAGACGTACGTGATGGTCGGCGATCCGGGCACAGCGATCCTCGCGAGCTACTACGCCTTCGGCGCGAAGAACTTCGACACGTCGGCGGCGCTGCAGGCGATGCTGCACGAAGCGAGCGCGGCGAACAACGTCCGGCCCGGGCTGAACGCGCTCAACGCGCCGGGGTACCTGCCGGCGAACGGCACCTACCAGTGCTGCAACTTCTACGGCCCGGTCTCGACGCAGCTGGAGTACAACACGGCGGACTTCGCGCTCTCGGCGTTCGCCGGGGCGCTGGGGGACACCGCGAACCAAGCCGTCTACGCCGGCCGCGCGCAGAACTGGAAGAACACCTTCAACCCGGCCACCGGGTTCATGCAGCCCAAGGACGCGGGCGGCGGCTGGACCGCCGGCTTCAACCCGGCGAGCGGGTCGAACTTCGTCGAGGGCACGTCGTGGCAGTACACCGGCATGGTGCCGTTCAACGTCGCCGGGCTGGCCGCGGCGCGCGGCGGCAACGCGTCGCTGATCAGCTACCTCGACAGCGTGCTGGCCGGGTTCCACGGCAGCGGCGGCAGCCAGGCCGACCTGGGCAACGAGCCGAGCCTCGAACTGCCGTGGGAGTACGACTACGTCGGGCAGCCGTACAAGACGCAGAAGGTCGTGCGCCAGGTCCAGGACCAGATCTGGACCGACGCGCCGGGCGGGCTGGCCGGCAACGACGACCTGGGCGCGATGAGCGCGTGGTACGTCTTCTCCGCGCTGGGCTTCTACCCGATGACGCCGGGGACGCCCGACCTCGCGCTGGGCAGCCCGCTGTTCACCCAGTCGGTGGTCAGCCTGCCGAGCGGCAACACGCTGACGATCAACGCCCCGGCGGCGGCGGACAACGCGCCGTACGTCCAGAGCGCGACGTGGAACGGCGGCGCGTGGAACAACGCGTACGCGCCGACGTCGGCGATCACGTCGGGCGGCACGCTGGCCTTCACCCTCGGGACGTCGGCGAACACATCGTGGGCGGCGTCGAACCCGCCGCCGTCGTACTCGGGCACGCTGCCGCACATCGGCCCGGTGTCCTCGGGCGTCGCCGGCAAGTGCCTGGACGTCGCCACGAGCGGCACGGCGAACGGGACGCACGCGCAGCTGTACACGTGCAACTCGAGCGGCGCGCAGAAGTGGTTCTCCGGAGCGGACGGCTCCCTGCAGGCCCAGGGCGGCTGCCTGGACGTCAGCAACAGCGGCACGGCGAACGCCACGAAGGTCCAGCTGTGGCAGTGCAACGGCTCGGGCGCCCAGAAGTGGCAGGCCGGCACGGCGGGAGCGTTGGTGAACCCGCAGTCGGGCCGCTGCCTGGACGACCCGAACAGCACCACGGTGGACGGAACACAACTGCAGATCTACGACTGCAACCAGAGCGCGGCCCAGAGCTGGACCCGCGGCTGA
- a CDS encoding enoyl-CoA hydratase-related protein: MPESIVDGVRYGRDGAVATVTFDKPERSNAMDVPMQSRYGAALREADADPEVRAVVVTGAGKSFCPGADLGLLDGIVAAPPAGGGGHENFRDVLAAATVGVPVVAAINGGCAGLGFVIACAADVRFAAAGAKFTTAFARRGLIAEYGIAKLLPELVGQGRARDLLLSGRTFTAEQALEYGLVQEVVPPGELTLRVRAYATELATYSAPRSMAVMKRQFTREAALSLPESAREATALMVESFSHPELAEGLASWNERRAPEFPPYPAG; the protein is encoded by the coding sequence ATGCCCGAGTCCATTGTGGACGGCGTCCGGTACGGACGGGACGGCGCGGTCGCCACCGTCACCTTCGACAAGCCCGAGCGCAGCAACGCGATGGACGTCCCGATGCAGTCCCGCTACGGCGCGGCGCTGCGGGAGGCGGACGCGGACCCCGAGGTCCGCGCGGTCGTCGTCACCGGCGCCGGAAAGTCGTTCTGCCCGGGCGCCGACCTGGGCCTGCTGGACGGCATCGTCGCGGCGCCCCCGGCGGGCGGCGGCGGCCACGAGAACTTCCGCGACGTCCTCGCGGCGGCCACGGTGGGCGTCCCGGTGGTGGCGGCGATCAACGGCGGCTGCGCCGGCCTGGGCTTCGTGATCGCGTGCGCGGCGGACGTCCGCTTCGCGGCCGCGGGCGCCAAGTTCACGACGGCGTTCGCCCGCCGGGGCCTGATCGCCGAGTACGGCATCGCGAAGCTCCTCCCCGAGCTGGTCGGCCAGGGCCGCGCCCGCGACCTGCTGCTGTCGGGCCGCACGTTCACCGCCGAGCAGGCGCTGGAGTACGGCCTGGTCCAGGAGGTCGTCCCGCCCGGTGAGCTGACGCTGCGGGTCCGGGCGTACGCGACGGAACTGGCGACGTACAGCGCCCCGCGGTCGATGGCGGTGATGAAGCGGCAGTTCACCCGGGAAGCGGCGTTGTCGCTGCCGGAGTCGGCCCGCGAGGCGACGGCGTTGATGGTGGAGTCGTTCAGTCACCCGGAGCTGGCCGAAGGGCTGGCCAGCTGGAACGAGCGGCGCGCCCCGGAGTTCCCGCCCTACCCGGCGGGCTGA
- a CDS encoding LuxR C-terminal-related transcriptional regulator, whose protein sequence is MLKPLGVDATGELVYRTMVAHRDWGVADLVTSLGLPEEELRSTLDRLADLALVRPSREDPDALRAVDPEFGLLSLVQMRQAQLQRSQLELAESHAAVSDLIADLQEAAPSLSPDELVGIDEIQRRIEVLASRASKECLSFMPGGAQSEASINAGMPLNQAALSRGVAIRTVYLDSARNDARTQKYVDWLVEHGGEVRTQPTLPARLLLVDRETALVPLDAENTRQGAIQITTPGIVSLMRAYFEQLWYSASPFGAGRTRDDEGLTGQERTLLSLLSQGMTDEVAARRLGLSLRTVRRMMADLMDRLSAKSRFEAGMRAAQRGWLA, encoded by the coding sequence ATGCTGAAGCCACTGGGGGTGGATGCAACCGGCGAATTGGTCTACCGGACGATGGTCGCGCACCGTGATTGGGGCGTGGCCGATCTTGTGACTTCGCTAGGTTTGCCCGAAGAGGAACTACGTTCGACACTCGATCGCCTGGCCGATCTCGCACTGGTCCGGCCCTCCCGGGAAGACCCCGACGCCCTGCGGGCCGTCGATCCCGAGTTCGGCCTGCTTTCCCTGGTGCAAATGCGACAGGCACAACTGCAGCGCAGCCAGCTGGAACTGGCCGAGAGCCACGCGGCGGTGTCCGATTTGATCGCCGACCTCCAGGAGGCCGCGCCCTCCCTGAGCCCGGACGAATTGGTCGGGATCGACGAGATCCAGCGGCGTATCGAGGTATTGGCGAGCCGGGCCAGCAAGGAATGCCTTTCCTTCATGCCGGGCGGCGCCCAGTCCGAGGCGAGCATCAATGCCGGAATGCCACTCAACCAAGCCGCGTTGTCCCGCGGCGTGGCGATCCGGACCGTTTATCTGGACAGCGCGCGCAACGACGCGCGCACGCAGAAGTACGTCGACTGGCTCGTCGAACACGGTGGCGAGGTCCGCACCCAGCCGACCCTGCCCGCCCGGCTGCTCCTGGTCGACCGCGAGACCGCCCTGGTCCCGCTCGACGCGGAGAACACGCGCCAGGGCGCCATCCAGATCACCACGCCCGGCATCGTCTCGCTGATGCGGGCCTACTTCGAGCAGCTCTGGTACAGCGCGTCGCCGTTCGGCGCCGGCCGCACCCGGGACGACGAAGGCCTGACCGGCCAGGAGCGCACCCTGCTCTCCTTGCTGTCGCAAGGCATGACCGACGAGGTGGCCGCCCGCCGTCTCGGGCTGTCCCTGCGGACGGTCCGCCGGATGATGGCCGACCTGATGGACCGGCTGAGCGCCAAGAGCCGGTTCGAAGCGGGCATGCGCGCGGCGCAGCGCGGCTGGCTGGCCTGA
- a CDS encoding LuxR family transcriptional regulator, with translation MSILGEMYEGVRQGRGRVALIGGPVASGKTSLLGRLADTALESGAVVLQAIASDSERDLPFGVLGQLVQSPAVPAEAADEFAALLEAGATTLAGDPGAARQHLSRAVAAALLKLSRTAPVVLVVDDLHHADADSLHCLLFLMVRIRSARILVALGERTSDRSVGPAFDAELVRLPHCRRIRLTTLPADGVVELVTGELGADAARLLAPAYHELTGGNLLLVHALFEDHRTAGGPAEPSPGFAFRNAVLSCLRSSGPLALDLAAAVAVLAGAADADRAADLAGAGADEAVRVLGDLEAAGILAGGRFRHPAGAAAVLEAIEPGRRARLRRRAARLLYEAGAESRSVAEMLVASEDLDEPWVATVLRSAAELALAEDDVEKVVRYLEPMSRLGDDAQRVAVTTLLADAEWRVSPVAAERRIRALAADVGGVANGPGPLRHLLWHGEAEEAVEGFGKQIENTGMSLDAEALCLAVACTHPALAARLPVPARAAGTRPVPSGTVVDTQWRAARILKAVLRGRYGDNVVVAVEQILQSTRLADATVQPLTFALRALMYAGSTDRALPWCERLLEESAKRRAPAWQAVFSALRAEIAVRQGGLPAALEHGAKALALISASSWGVAIGSPLASMIRARTEMGAHEEAEALIAQPVPAAMMRTVHALPYLYARGRHHLATDQVYAALRDFMAAGELMTAWGIDLPALVPWRAGCAEAYQRIGDRAKAAELVDAQLNLVSESNSAALGATLRVLANTHELADRPPMLKKAVDEIQAGGDRLELAKVLADLGRTHHELNETSRARMVVRRAWHVAQDCRADAVCRELQPHMSAEDLKPAGVPGETDRLALLTSAEYRTAALARHGYTNREIARKLFITVSTVEQHLTRTYRKLKVGNRADLPAGLEPTVAGTA, from the coding sequence ATGTCCATTTTAGGAGAAATGTACGAAGGTGTCCGGCAGGGCCGGGGACGGGTCGCGCTCATCGGCGGCCCGGTCGCCAGCGGGAAGACCAGCTTGCTCGGCAGGCTGGCCGACACGGCCCTGGAGTCCGGGGCCGTCGTCCTGCAGGCCATCGCGTCGGACTCCGAGCGGGACCTGCCGTTCGGCGTGCTCGGGCAGCTGGTGCAGAGCCCGGCCGTGCCGGCCGAGGCGGCCGACGAGTTCGCCGCGCTGCTCGAAGCCGGCGCAACCACCCTCGCGGGGGACCCGGGGGCGGCGCGGCAGCACCTCTCCCGGGCGGTGGCCGCCGCCCTGCTCAAGCTCTCCCGCACGGCGCCGGTGGTGCTGGTCGTCGACGACCTGCACCACGCCGACGCGGATTCGCTGCACTGCCTGCTCTTCCTGATGGTGCGGATCCGCTCCGCCCGGATCCTGGTCGCGCTGGGGGAGCGGACCAGCGACCGGTCGGTCGGCCCGGCGTTCGACGCCGAGCTGGTGCGGCTGCCGCACTGCCGCCGCATCCGGCTGACGACGCTGCCCGCGGACGGCGTGGTCGAGCTGGTCACCGGCGAGCTCGGCGCGGACGCCGCCCGGCTGCTCGCCCCCGCCTACCACGAGCTCACCGGCGGCAACCTGCTGCTGGTGCACGCCCTGTTCGAGGACCACCGGACGGCGGGCGGCCCGGCCGAGCCGTCGCCGGGGTTCGCCTTCCGCAACGCGGTCCTGAGCTGCCTGCGCAGCAGCGGCCCGCTCGCGCTGGACCTCGCCGCGGCGGTCGCCGTGCTGGCCGGCGCGGCCGACGCCGACCGGGCGGCCGACCTGGCCGGAGCCGGTGCGGACGAAGCGGTCCGGGTGCTCGGGGACCTCGAAGCCGCCGGGATCCTGGCCGGCGGCCGCTTCCGGCACCCGGCCGGCGCGGCCGCGGTGCTGGAGGCCATCGAACCGGGCCGGCGGGCCCGGCTGCGCCGCCGAGCCGCCCGGCTGCTGTACGAAGCGGGCGCCGAGAGCCGCAGCGTCGCGGAAATGCTCGTCGCCTCCGAAGACCTCGACGAGCCCTGGGTCGCCACCGTGCTCCGCAGCGCCGCGGAGCTCGCGCTGGCCGAGGACGACGTGGAAAAGGTCGTCCGCTACCTCGAACCGATGAGCCGGCTGGGTGACGACGCCCAGCGGGTCGCCGTCACCACCCTGCTCGCCGACGCCGAATGGCGGGTCTCCCCGGTCGCGGCCGAACGACGGATCCGTGCGCTGGCCGCCGACGTCGGCGGGGTCGCGAACGGCCCCGGGCCGCTGCGCCACCTGCTGTGGCACGGCGAAGCCGAGGAAGCTGTCGAGGGGTTCGGCAAGCAGATCGAGAACACCGGGATGTCGCTCGACGCCGAAGCCCTGTGCCTGGCCGTGGCGTGCACCCACCCGGCGCTCGCCGCCCGGTTGCCGGTGCCCGCCCGGGCCGCGGGCACCCGGCCGGTGCCCAGCGGCACGGTCGTCGACACGCAGTGGCGCGCCGCCCGGATCCTCAAGGCGGTCCTGCGGGGCCGCTACGGGGACAACGTCGTCGTCGCGGTCGAGCAGATCCTGCAGAGCACCCGGCTGGCCGACGCCACGGTCCAGCCGCTGACCTTCGCACTGCGCGCGTTGATGTACGCGGGCAGCACCGACCGGGCCCTGCCCTGGTGCGAACGGCTGCTGGAGGAGTCGGCCAAGCGCCGGGCCCCGGCCTGGCAGGCGGTGTTCAGCGCGCTGCGGGCGGAGATCGCCGTGCGGCAGGGCGGTCTCCCGGCCGCGCTGGAGCACGGCGCGAAGGCCCTCGCCCTGATCTCGGCGTCGAGCTGGGGTGTGGCGATCGGGTCGCCGCTGGCGAGCATGATCCGGGCGCGCACCGAGATGGGGGCGCACGAGGAGGCCGAAGCGCTGATCGCCCAGCCGGTGCCGGCCGCGATGATGCGGACGGTGCACGCGCTGCCCTACCTCTACGCCCGCGGCCGGCACCACCTGGCCACGGACCAGGTGTACGCGGCGCTGCGGGACTTCATGGCGGCGGGCGAGCTGATGACGGCGTGGGGCATCGACCTGCCGGCGCTGGTGCCGTGGCGGGCCGGCTGCGCCGAGGCCTACCAGCGGATCGGCGACCGGGCCAAGGCGGCCGAACTGGTGGACGCCCAGCTCAACCTGGTCAGCGAGAGCAACTCCGCCGCGCTCGGGGCGACGTTGCGGGTGCTGGCGAACACGCACGAGCTGGCCGACCGGCCGCCGATGCTCAAGAAGGCCGTCGACGAGATCCAGGCCGGCGGGGACCGGCTGGAGCTGGCGAAGGTGCTGGCGGACCTGGGGCGCACGCACCACGAGCTGAACGAGACCAGCCGCGCCCGGATGGTGGTCCGCCGGGCCTGGCACGTGGCGCAGGACTGCCGGGCCGACGCGGTGTGCCGGGAGCTGCAGCCGCACATGTCCGCCGAGGACCTCAAACCGGCGGGCGTACCCGGCGAAACGGACCGGCTCGCGCTGCTCACCTCGGCCGAGTACCGCACCGCCGCGCTGGCGCGGCACGGCTACACCAACCGCGAGATCGCCCGGAAGCTGTTCATCACGGTGTCCACCGTGGAGCAGCACCTGACCCGCACCTACCGGAAACTCAAGGTCGGCAACCGCGCCGACCTGCCCGCCGGGCTCGAGCCGACCGTCGCCGGTACGGCTTGA
- a CDS encoding macrolide family glycosyltransferase — protein sequence MSRHFAFVTIPAHGHVNPTIAVVAELVGRGHRVTYAATAEFAPALRAAGADVLVVDTTLASAHPGKEVTADDVAWLPLILLRESAQLAPALLAHFDGDLPDVIAYDVTMYPLARMLGRRWDRPTLELFPTFAANTEYSVAEEAERIAGVAAEHPATAAFHAEFTEFLSRNGFADVTPEDITRGEPDEPRLVFLTREFQYAGDTFDERFGFVGPCLSERGFQGDWTPPETGLPIVYVSLGTAHNLRPEFFRACVAAFAGRPVHVVMAIGDRVPVSALGELPPNVEVHARVPQLSVLRHASAFVCHAGMGSTMESLYFGTPLVAVPQMPEQDVVARRIAELGLGRALDRDEVSPESLREAVEAVLADDALRARLRAESRRVREAGGTRTAADKLETYAETAAR from the coding sequence ATGTCCCGCCATTTCGCGTTCGTCACCATCCCCGCCCACGGGCACGTCAACCCCACCATCGCGGTCGTGGCCGAGCTCGTCGGCCGCGGCCACCGGGTCACCTACGCCGCCACCGCCGAGTTCGCCCCCGCGCTGCGGGCCGCCGGCGCGGACGTCCTCGTCGTCGACACCACGCTCGCCTCGGCCCACCCCGGCAAGGAGGTCACCGCCGACGACGTCGCCTGGCTGCCGCTGATCCTGCTGCGGGAGAGCGCGCAGCTGGCCCCGGCGCTGCTGGCGCACTTCGACGGCGACCTGCCGGACGTCATCGCCTACGACGTCACGATGTACCCGCTCGCCCGGATGCTCGGGCGCCGCTGGGACCGGCCGACGCTGGAGCTGTTCCCGACCTTCGCCGCCAACACCGAGTACTCCGTGGCCGAGGAGGCCGAGCGCATCGCCGGCGTCGCCGCCGAGCACCCGGCCACCGCCGCGTTCCACGCCGAGTTCACCGAGTTCCTGTCCCGCAACGGGTTCGCGGACGTCACCCCCGAAGACATCACGCGCGGCGAGCCGGACGAGCCGCGGCTGGTCTTCCTGACCCGCGAGTTCCAGTACGCCGGCGACACCTTCGACGAGCGCTTCGGCTTCGTCGGGCCGTGCCTGTCCGAACGCGGGTTCCAGGGCGACTGGACGCCGCCGGAGACCGGCCTGCCCATCGTCTACGTCTCGCTCGGCACGGCGCACAACCTGCGCCCCGAGTTCTTCCGCGCCTGCGTGGCCGCCTTCGCCGGCCGGCCGGTGCACGTCGTGATGGCGATCGGGGACCGCGTGCCGGTCTCGGCGCTCGGCGAGCTGCCGCCGAACGTCGAGGTGCACGCCCGGGTCCCGCAGCTTTCCGTGCTGCGCCACGCGTCCGCGTTCGTCTGCCACGCCGGGATGGGCAGCACGATGGAGTCGCTGTACTTCGGCACGCCGCTGGTCGCGGTGCCGCAGATGCCCGAGCAGGACGTCGTCGCCCGGCGGATCGCCGAGCTGGGCCTCGGCCGGGCCCTGGACCGCGACGAGGTCAGCCCGGAGAGCCTGCGCGAGGCCGTCGAAGCCGTGCTCGCCGACGACGCGCTGCGGGCCCGCCTCCGCGCGGAGAGCCGCCGCGTCCGCGAAGCCGGCGGCACCCGGACCGCCGCGGACAAGCTGGAGACCTACGCGGAGACCGCGGCTCGCTGA
- a CDS encoding VC0807 family protein, whose protein sequence is MTTTAPKTGAAGAIVTNLVVDLVAPIALYYGLRAAGVDQLLALLAGGAAPLVHVIWQVVRTRKVGGLALFTLTILLLSVAASFLTGSERFLLAKDGWLTAVAGLWLLGTLRTNRPFVYEAARPIADAKAKTPEDTWTHRFATSESFRHGMRVVTAAWGIALVLDAVVRGVMAYTLPVDLVPGLGGAQYAVLFIGLQIFGQVYGQRTGLIGDKKKSDTAGAVTA, encoded by the coding sequence ATGACCACCACCGCCCCGAAGACCGGCGCCGCCGGCGCGATCGTGACCAACCTGGTCGTCGACCTCGTCGCCCCGATCGCCCTCTACTACGGCCTGCGCGCCGCCGGCGTCGACCAGCTGCTCGCCCTGCTCGCCGGCGGGGCCGCGCCCCTGGTCCACGTGATCTGGCAGGTCGTGCGGACCCGCAAGGTCGGCGGCCTCGCGCTGTTCACCCTGACGATCCTGCTGCTGAGCGTCGCCGCATCCTTCCTCACCGGCAGCGAGCGGTTCCTGCTGGCCAAGGACGGCTGGCTGACCGCCGTCGCCGGCCTGTGGCTGCTCGGCACGCTCCGCACGAACCGCCCGTTCGTCTACGAGGCCGCGCGGCCGATCGCCGACGCCAAGGCGAAGACGCCGGAGGACACCTGGACCCACCGCTTCGCCACGTCCGAGAGCTTCCGCCACGGCATGCGCGTGGTCACCGCCGCCTGGGGCATCGCGCTCGTGCTCGACGCCGTCGTCCGCGGGGTCATGGCCTACACCCTGCCGGTCGACCTGGTCCCGGGCCTGGGTGGCGCGCAGTACGCCGTGCTCTTCATCGGCCTGCAGATCTTCGGCCAGGTCTACGGCCAGCGCACCGGCCTGATCGGCGACAAGAAGAAGAGCGACACCGCCGGCGCCGTCACCGCCTGA
- a CDS encoding sensor histidine kinase — MSDTAVAVGAPVATRLRRAPRDLARGAALGLLSLGEAALAIGTLLSLVLWFGLGMFPLFLLITVLIRRIANTARELAGRWSGVPVAVPYRPRPRLERTEHGWYWSGKDYHKRRWFAAVSLRVRWIWGDPATWRDLAWLLADPVVGGALAAFPVLLVLTGLTGVLLAVGQAAGVVGELSWLGGTEVPLQIAVGLACVAAGAAFAGPLLRLHGDWTSLLLKPGRRGKLNDRVRQLTRTRADALATQAAELRRIERDLHDGAQARLVAMRMKLAALSQFIDRDPDRAKELVLELRDSSSKALQELRDLVHGIHPPVLAERGLRDALRAFVLDLPLDANVDIELPGRFEPAVEAAVYFSVCEALANVVKHAQTRDVTVRLRFDDGLLAGAVVDEGRGGADLAAGSGLRGIAQRLEAFDGSLGVVSRPGGPTRVSLEIPCALCSPKTSLS; from the coding sequence ATGAGTGACACGGCGGTCGCCGTCGGCGCACCCGTGGCCACCCGGCTGCGGCGCGCGCCGCGGGACCTCGCGCGCGGCGCCGCGCTCGGCCTGCTCAGCCTGGGCGAAGCGGCGCTCGCGATCGGCACCCTGCTGTCGCTGGTGCTGTGGTTCGGGCTCGGGATGTTCCCGCTGTTCCTGCTGATCACGGTGCTGATCCGGCGGATCGCGAACACCGCGCGCGAGCTGGCCGGGCGCTGGTCCGGGGTGCCGGTGGCGGTGCCGTACCGGCCGCGGCCGCGGCTCGAACGCACCGAGCACGGCTGGTACTGGAGCGGGAAGGACTACCACAAGCGCCGCTGGTTCGCGGCGGTGTCGCTGCGGGTCCGCTGGATCTGGGGCGACCCGGCGACCTGGCGCGACCTGGCCTGGCTGCTGGCCGACCCGGTGGTCGGCGGCGCGCTCGCGGCGTTCCCGGTGCTGCTGGTGCTGACCGGGCTGACCGGGGTGCTGCTGGCGGTGGGGCAGGCGGCCGGGGTCGTCGGCGAGCTTTCGTGGCTGGGTGGCACGGAGGTACCGCTGCAGATCGCCGTCGGGCTCGCGTGCGTCGCGGCCGGGGCCGCCTTCGCCGGCCCGCTGCTGCGGCTGCACGGCGACTGGACGTCGCTGCTGCTCAAGCCGGGACGGCGGGGGAAGCTCAACGACCGCGTCCGGCAGCTGACCCGCACCCGCGCGGACGCGCTGGCCACGCAGGCCGCCGAGCTGCGCCGGATCGAGCGCGACCTGCACGACGGCGCCCAGGCGCGGCTGGTCGCGATGCGGATGAAGCTGGCCGCGCTGTCGCAGTTCATCGACCGCGACCCGGACCGGGCCAAGGAGCTGGTGCTCGAGCTGCGGGACTCCTCGAGCAAGGCCCTGCAGGAGCTGCGGGACCTGGTGCACGGCATCCACCCGCCGGTGCTCGCCGAGCGCGGGCTGCGGGACGCGCTGCGGGCGTTCGTGCTCGACCTGCCGCTGGACGCGAACGTCGACATCGAGCTGCCCGGCCGGTTCGAGCCGGCGGTGGAGGCGGCGGTCTACTTCAGCGTGTGCGAGGCGCTGGCCAACGTCGTCAAGCACGCGCAGACCCGGGACGTCACCGTGCGGCTGCGGTTCGACGACGGGCTGCTGGCCGGCGCGGTGGTGGACGAAGGCCGCGGCGGGGCCGATCTCGCCGCCGGGTCCGGGTTGCGCGGGATCGCCCAAAGGCTGGAAGCGTTCGACGGTAGTCTGGGCGTCGTCAGCCGGCCCGGCGGACCGACCCGCGTGAGTTTGGAGATCCCGTGCGCGTTGTGCTCGCCGAAGACCTCGCTCTCCTGA